From one Chlamydiifrater phoenicopteri genomic stretch:
- a CDS encoding FAD-dependent thymidylate synthase, translated as MSDNSEVFSDKQKKILSQYVSNLEGNVFVLKNLPEVIKGALFSKYSRSILGVRAVLLKEFLESEESGFIAEDGVLADNEEGVRRASAFYERVLDGFGDDSIGELGGAHLAIERVSMLAAKILEDSRIGGSPLEKSTRYVYFDQKVNGEYSYFRDPILMTSAFKTAFLSTCDNLFKTYSDLVPEVTTLFEKMYPRDPEVSKSSYNVSIRARVLDCLRGLLPTATLTNVGFFGNGRFWQNLIQRLQLHNLSEIKGIGSNVLTELKSVIPSFVSRAECHHRHHKGLARFQESMVERILGISKKMKAPLEPLESGVKLVYGDPEGIYKVCAGILFPHTNVSFSSLIDQCKKMPKEELNSIIEAVTYPRENRRHKSPRGLECAEFAFDIVADFGGYRDLQRHRMLTQERQLLTACLGYDFPKELLDTPMEKPFRQAVEQAGEVYRAIAEEFPEEAQYVVPMAYHIRWMFHINARALQWLCELRSQPQGHINYRSLSVAMARAVCDFDSRYEPFFKFVNYDDVGLGRLEQEIRKEAKVNSFSSEAE; from the coding sequence ATGTCAGACAACAGCGAAGTTTTTTCAGATAAGCAAAAAAAAATTCTTTCCCAGTATGTTTCTAATTTGGAAGGTAATGTTTTTGTTTTGAAAAATCTTCCTGAGGTTATCAAGGGGGCCCTTTTCTCAAAGTATTCTCGATCTATTCTGGGAGTCAGAGCGGTTCTTCTTAAGGAGTTTTTAGAATCGGAGGAATCTGGTTTTATTGCTGAAGATGGGGTTCTTGCTGATAATGAAGAAGGGGTTCGTAGGGCTAGCGCTTTTTATGAAAGAGTTCTCGATGGGTTTGGAGATGACTCTATCGGAGAACTAGGAGGCGCCCATTTAGCCATAGAAAGAGTCTCTATGCTAGCGGCTAAGATTTTAGAAGATTCTCGTATAGGCGGGTCCCCTTTAGAAAAATCCACTAGATACGTCTATTTTGATCAAAAGGTCAATGGGGAGTATTCATACTTTAGAGATCCTATTTTGATGACCTCAGCCTTTAAAACAGCATTCCTGTCCACTTGCGATAATTTATTCAAGACTTATTCAGATCTTGTTCCAGAAGTCACCACTTTATTTGAAAAAATGTATCCAAGAGATCCGGAGGTCTCTAAATCTTCTTACAACGTTTCCATTAGGGCTAGAGTATTGGATTGTTTGAGAGGATTATTGCCTACGGCAACATTGACTAACGTGGGTTTCTTTGGAAATGGAAGATTTTGGCAAAATTTGATTCAGAGATTGCAATTGCATAATTTATCTGAAATCAAAGGAATAGGAAGCAATGTCTTGACAGAACTTAAATCTGTAATTCCTTCCTTCGTTAGTAGAGCAGAATGTCATCATAGACACCATAAGGGGTTAGCTAGATTTCAAGAAAGCATGGTTGAGAGAATTCTTGGAATTTCAAAGAAAATGAAAGCTCCTTTGGAACCTTTAGAGTCTGGAGTAAAGCTTGTTTACGGAGATCCGGAAGGTATTTACAAGGTGTGTGCAGGGATTCTATTTCCACACACTAACGTTTCTTTTTCTAGCTTAATAGATCAATGTAAAAAAATGCCTAAAGAGGAACTTAATAGCATTATAGAAGCTGTGACGTACCCCAGAGAGAATCGCAGACACAAATCTCCTAGGGGATTAGAATGTGCCGAGTTTGCTTTTGATATTGTCGCAGACTTTGGAGGTTATAGAGACTTGCAAAGACATAGAATGTTAACGCAAGAAAGACAATTATTAACTGCTTGTTTGGGCTATGATTTCCCAAAAGAATTACTAGATACTCCCATGGAGAAACCTTTTAGACAAGCTGTAGAGCAAGCCGGAGAAGTGTACAGGGCTATAGCAGAAGAATTTCCAGAGGAGGCCCAATACGTTGTCCCTATGGCATACCATATTCGATGGATGTTCCATATTAATGCTAGAGCCTTGCAGTGGCTTTGTGAGCTTAGATCCCAACCTCAAGGTCATATCAATTATAGAAGCTTAAGTGTAGCAATGGCTAGAGCTGTTTGCGATTTTGATTCAAGATATGAGCCCTTCTTTAAATTCGTAAATTATGATGATGTTGGCTTAGGTAGACTCGAGCAAGAGATTCGAAAAGAAGCAAAAGTTAATAGTTTTTCTTCTGAGGCTGAATAG
- a CDS encoding coenzyme F420-0:L-glutamate ligase, with protein MFVRAYKTHAVSTSDDLEQVLDAYLPPLEEGSIVAISSKIVSICEGCVVDKNKVPSKEELIRNHADMYLDPLPSCASSPILTKKNNILIPSAGIDESNSLNGYVLYPEDVFSSAIQIWSFLKHRDKINYLGVILTDSHTTLMRKGVLGLALSWCGFDPIYSYIGKPDCYGRALETTEMNIIDALAVSAVFCMGEGNEQTPLAVITEAPKIKFLNSPPSDEERKAFFISEQEDIYAPILASVEWKSRRRSAGITANQQKNLGERI; from the coding sequence ATGTTTGTTAGAGCCTATAAAACCCATGCTGTGTCCACTTCAGATGATTTAGAGCAAGTCTTAGACGCCTACCTTCCCCCTCTAGAGGAAGGCTCCATCGTCGCTATTTCTTCAAAAATTGTGAGTATCTGCGAAGGATGCGTAGTCGACAAAAACAAGGTGCCTTCAAAAGAAGAATTAATTAGAAATCATGCAGATATGTACTTAGATCCGCTTCCTTCCTGCGCATCATCTCCTATTTTAACAAAGAAAAACAATATTCTTATACCCTCCGCAGGAATAGATGAATCAAATTCTTTGAATGGATACGTCTTATATCCAGAAGATGTTTTTTCTTCAGCGATTCAAATTTGGTCTTTTCTTAAGCATAGAGACAAGATTAATTATTTAGGAGTTATCCTCACAGACAGTCATACAACCCTTATGAGAAAAGGAGTCTTGGGTCTAGCTCTTTCTTGGTGTGGTTTTGACCCCATTTACAGCTACATTGGTAAGCCAGACTGCTATGGAAGGGCTTTAGAAACTACAGAAATGAATATTATAGATGCTTTAGCCGTAAGTGCAGTCTTTTGTATGGGAGAAGGTAACGAGCAAACACCTCTAGCAGTTATAACAGAAGCTCCAAAAATAAAATTTTTGAATTCTCCCCCTTCTGATGAAGAGAGAAAGGCCTTTTTTATAAGTGAACAAGAAGATATTTATGCGCCAATACTGGCTTCCGTCGAGTGGAAGAGTAGAAGAAGAAGTGCCGGGATAACAGCGAATCAACAAAAAAATCTGGGTGAGAGGATTTGA
- a CDS encoding RNA polymerase sigma factor has translation MNTKTDTDVSLEEEPQKKLEELVALAKDQGFITYEEINDILPMSFDTPEQIDQVLIFLTGMDIQVLNQADVERQKERKKEAKELEGLARRSEGTPDDPVRMYLKEMGTVPLLTREEEVEISKRIEKAQIQIERIILRFRYSTKEAISIANYLISGKERFDKIISEKEVEDKARFLELLPKLISLLKEEDSILENLLLQLREPQQSKAETAKLNDALEKCRIRTQAYLRCFHCRHNVTEDFGEVVFKAYDSFLSLEEEINDLKVRAERNKFAAAKLSAARRKLRNREVAAGRTLEEFKKDVRMLQRWMDKSQEAKKEMVESNLRLVISIAKKYTNRGLSFLDLIQEGNMGLMKAVEKFEYRRGYKFSTYATWWIRQAVTRAIADQARTIRIPVHMIETINKVLRGAKKLMMETGKEPTPEELAEELGLTPDRVREIYKIAQHPISLQAEVGEGGESSFGDFLEDTGVESPAEATGYSMLKDKMKEVLKTLTERERFVLIHRFGLLDGKPKTLEEVGSAFNVTRERIRQIEAKALRKMRHPIRSKQLRAFLDLLEEEKPMTNKSK, from the coding sequence ATGAACACAAAAACTGATACGGACGTCTCCCTAGAAGAAGAACCTCAAAAAAAGCTCGAAGAATTAGTTGCTCTAGCCAAGGATCAAGGTTTTATTACTTATGAAGAAATAAACGACATCCTGCCAATGAGTTTTGATACTCCGGAACAGATAGATCAAGTTTTGATCTTTCTCACAGGGATGGATATTCAGGTCCTTAATCAAGCCGATGTAGAACGTCAGAAAGAAAGAAAAAAAGAAGCAAAAGAGTTAGAAGGTCTTGCCAGACGTTCGGAAGGAACGCCGGATGATCCTGTAAGAATGTACCTGAAGGAAATGGGTACTGTTCCCTTGCTTACCAGAGAAGAAGAAGTTGAGATTTCTAAGAGAATAGAAAAAGCCCAAATACAAATCGAACGCATCATCTTGAGATTCCGCTATTCTACAAAAGAGGCCATCTCGATAGCAAACTACCTGATAAGTGGGAAAGAACGTTTCGATAAAATTATTTCTGAGAAAGAGGTTGAGGATAAGGCTCGATTTTTGGAGCTACTACCCAAGTTGATCTCTCTACTAAAAGAAGAAGACTCTATATTAGAAAACCTCTTACTACAGCTGAGAGAACCTCAACAATCTAAGGCAGAAACAGCTAAATTAAATGATGCCTTAGAAAAATGTCGTATTAGAACGCAAGCTTACTTACGATGTTTCCATTGTAGGCATAACGTAACAGAGGATTTTGGTGAAGTCGTCTTTAAAGCATATGATTCTTTCCTAAGTCTAGAAGAGGAAATAAATGATCTAAAGGTAAGGGCAGAGCGAAATAAGTTTGCTGCTGCGAAGCTTTCTGCTGCTCGGAGAAAATTAAGAAACAGAGAAGTTGCTGCGGGGAGAACTTTAGAAGAATTTAAAAAAGATGTTCGAATGTTGCAGAGATGGATGGATAAAAGCCAGGAAGCAAAAAAGGAAATGGTTGAATCCAATCTACGTCTAGTTATTTCCATTGCAAAAAAATACACTAATAGAGGCCTTTCCTTCTTAGACCTCATTCAAGAAGGAAATATGGGACTAATGAAAGCTGTTGAAAAGTTTGAATATCGTAGAGGTTACAAGTTCTCCACCTATGCCACATGGTGGATTCGTCAAGCAGTAACTCGAGCCATAGCAGATCAGGCCAGGACTATACGTATTCCCGTTCACATGATCGAGACCATCAACAAAGTTCTTCGTGGAGCAAAAAAACTAATGATGGAAACAGGAAAAGAACCTACTCCAGAAGAGTTGGCTGAAGAACTAGGCTTAACACCTGATCGCGTGCGAGAAATTTACAAAATAGCGCAACACCCCATATCTCTGCAGGCAGAAGTCGGAGAAGGTGGCGAGAGCTCTTTTGGGGATTTTCTCGAGGATACGGGCGTAGAATCCCCGGCAGAAGCCACCGGTTACTCAATGTTGAAAGATAAAATGAAAGAAGTTCTAAAAACTTTAACAGAGAGAGAACGATTTGTTCTAATTCACCGATTCGGTCTCTTAGACGGAAAACCTAAAACACTAGAAGAAGTGGGTTCAGCCTTTAATGTCACTAGGGAGCGTATCCGACAAATCGAGGCTAAAGCATTAAGAAAGATGCGTCATCCTATAAGATCTAAACAACTGAGAGCCTTCTTAGATCTTCTTGAAGAAGAAAAACCCATGACAAATAAATCTAAGTGA
- the rpsT gene encoding 30S ribosomal protein S20 encodes MVTKKNAKNAKVKRSSAEKRVITSKKRSLINQSFKSKVKTVAKKFDASLKTKDSALISDSLNKLYSLIDKGVKRKIFKLGKGARMKSRAMAKIA; translated from the coding sequence ATGGTCACCAAAAAAAACGCGAAGAATGCGAAGGTTAAACGTTCTAGTGCAGAGAAGAGGGTGATAACCTCTAAGAAGCGAAGCTTGATCAACCAAAGTTTTAAATCGAAAGTTAAAACTGTTGCCAAAAAGTTCGATGCTTCTTTGAAGACAAAAGATTCTGCTCTTATTTCTGACAGTTTAAACAAGCTATACAGCCTTATTGACAAAGGGGTGAAAAGAAAAATTTTCAAGCTTGGCAAAGGAGCCAGAATGAAGTCTAGAGCAATGGCTAAGATTGCTTAA
- a CDS encoding AAA family ATPase, with protein MNLFLTETKKYKNFDISFLLDRKAFIPLDISFALRHAEPNAKKQDLLFLCALSSVLREGHAFLTIDTDNKTLSPSSKDLCPTEFYQYFCSFPTAIKNVLFIQKENVLFFKPTFEEQHQLYEKLDVLANAKPMLSPIPLNSSTKLLTQEQRTILETSISSCLTFICGGPGTGKSFLATHILQTLAATDLVKNIVVGTPTGKAASLLKQNLSQTLFQKISVKTIHKLIHEIKKDLIPHPDFILIDEGSMVTTGMLLSLLKGIKGYSNFANQKFCSSLIILGDPNQLPPIGIGSGRPLKEWITRYKKNTFYLTEIKRTKNSFIQQLSSSVLKKTFIPSQPLPNLEQAVDIISNLFLEKLSNKALFNNDSSFCVLTPLRQGVWGSLNLNTLVARKIKLANPSIPVPIMIMDSFPSLDLYNGDVGMLDPVSKKVFFSYRAPIHIKSIPRYSFNYALSIHKSQGSEFEQVLLLIPKGSEKFDLSLIYTGITRAKSTVEIWADPTSWELLFQK; from the coding sequence ATGAACTTATTTCTAACTGAAACGAAAAAATATAAAAATTTCGATATTTCTTTTTTATTAGATAGAAAAGCCTTCATCCCTTTAGACATATCTTTTGCTCTAAGACATGCAGAACCTAATGCTAAGAAGCAGGACCTCCTGTTTTTATGCGCCCTTTCGTCTGTCCTCAGAGAGGGGCACGCTTTCCTTACCATAGATACCGATAATAAAACCCTCTCTCCCTCATCAAAAGATCTTTGCCCCACAGAGTTTTATCAATATTTTTGTTCCTTTCCAACAGCTATCAAGAACGTTCTCTTCATTCAAAAAGAGAATGTTTTATTTTTTAAACCAACTTTTGAAGAACAGCATCAGCTTTACGAGAAACTAGACGTCCTAGCAAATGCTAAGCCCATGCTATCCCCTATTCCATTAAATTCATCTACTAAGCTTTTAACCCAAGAGCAAAGAACCATCCTTGAAACATCTATTTCTTCTTGTCTAACATTTATTTGTGGCGGCCCAGGGACTGGAAAAAGTTTTTTGGCGACTCATATCCTACAAACTCTAGCAGCAACAGATCTGGTAAAAAATATAGTCGTTGGAACCCCCACGGGAAAAGCAGCCTCTCTACTAAAACAAAATCTTTCTCAAACTTTATTCCAAAAAATTTCCGTAAAAACCATCCATAAATTGATTCATGAAATAAAAAAGGATCTCATCCCTCATCCAGATTTTATTCTTATTGATGAAGGATCTATGGTAACAACTGGCATGCTTTTAAGCCTCTTAAAAGGCATTAAAGGCTATAGTAACTTCGCAAATCAAAAATTTTGTTCTTCTCTCATTATCTTAGGAGATCCTAATCAGCTGCCACCAATAGGTATTGGGTCTGGGAGACCTTTGAAAGAATGGATTACTAGATATAAAAAAAACACCTTTTATTTAACAGAAATTAAAAGAACCAAGAATTCTTTTATACAACAGCTGTCCTCTTCTGTTTTAAAAAAAACTTTTATTCCTTCGCAACCTCTTCCAAACCTAGAGCAAGCTGTAGACATTATTTCCAATCTCTTTTTGGAAAAACTTTCAAACAAAGCTCTATTTAATAATGACAGCTCTTTTTGTGTTCTAACCCCTCTAAGACAAGGCGTTTGGGGCTCTTTGAATCTCAACACCTTAGTAGCGAGAAAAATTAAACTAGCCAATCCCTCTATACCTGTGCCTATTATGATTATGGATAGCTTCCCTTCGCTAGATCTGTATAACGGAGATGTTGGAATGTTAGATCCTGTTTCCAAAAAAGTATTTTTTTCTTACAGGGCTCCTATTCACATAAAATCTATTCCGAGATACTCATTTAACTACGCTTTGTCCATTCATAAAAGTCAAGGCAGCGAATTTGAACAGGTTCTTTTACTAATACCTAAAGGAAGCGAAAAATTTGATCTATCCCTTATATATACCGGCATAACAAGAGCAAAATCCACCGTAGAGATATGGGCAGACCCCACGAGCTGGGAACTTTTATTTCAGAAATAA